In Alphaproteobacteria bacterium, a single window of DNA contains:
- a CDS encoding prepilin peptidase: protein MNYEIIFSYFINSIFAMGWGSFATMAVYRLANNEPWIGRRPFCPSCKHNLSFIDYISIISYFLHGGKCRYCKAEYEYRNIYFATELLILIYFTVSFYFNKFDEIYILNAGIIISAVIYSVIYFITQKSSGKMLIMLFFCVCLKRVYLDDTIYDFFYGALLLSLFAILIRYLYFFISGNLKEASDFLEFKPEDRFANNSFVPVKIAFICGAMLGATNINLEAVLILSSSFFIFPKLKYSVAIFVNMIVIFSIFI from the coding sequence ATGAATTATGAAATTATTTTTTCTTACTTTATAAATAGTATTTTTGCCATGGGCTGGGGCAGTTTTGCCACCATGGCTGTATATAGGCTGGCTAATAATGAGCCTTGGATAGGTAGGCGTCCATTTTGCCCAAGCTGTAAGCATAATTTGAGCTTTATAGATTATATTTCAATAATATCATATTTCTTACATGGAGGAAAGTGCAGATATTGCAAGGCCGAATATGAATATCGAAATATTTATTTTGCCACTGAATTATTAATTTTAATTTATTTTACTGTAAGCTTTTACTTTAATAAATTTGATGAAATTTACATTTTAAATGCAGGAATCATAATTTCAGCAGTTATTTATAGTGTAATTTATTTTATTACGCAAAAATCTTCAGGTAAAATGCTAATAATGCTGTTCTTTTGTGTTTGTTTAAAGCGTGTTTACCTTGATGACACAATATATGACTTCTTTTATGGTGCATTATTGCTTAGCTTATTTGCTATATTAATACGTTATTTGTATTTTTTCATAAGTGGCAATCTAAAAGAGGCAAGTGATTTTCTTGAATTTAAACCAGAGGATCGTTTTGCAAATAATAGCTTTGTACCAGTTAAAATAGCATTTATTTGTGGTGCTATGCTAGGTGCTACCAATATAAATCTAGAGGCAGTTTTAATCTTATCTAGTTCGTTTTTTATTTTTCCTAAATTAAAATATTCAGTAGCTATATTTGTTAATATGATTGTAATTTTTTCTATATTTATTTAA
- a CDS encoding ABC transporter ATP-binding protein encodes MTLLNCKKLSILYRGKKLVNNINFSLNKNETLAIVGESGSGKSLLAKALLKLNNEEVFTYSNESEVSFLGQNIFHLHTKEIQKIRGKNIGLVFQDPFLSLNPVHDITWQIEELLLNHKIYTKSKARKMALDILAEVGLGDVLTRAKKIYPHQLSGGQRQRVNIALNIAAKPDILIADEPTTALDPDTEQEIILLLLSLQHKYHMSLIFITHNLKLVEQIADKILILKDGEVVEAGESQKLFKDPQKKYSKQLLAAQNFDFKLQKYYKEVALNIDNLSLSYEQQKFLQKLHIPILNNISLKLHVGQTIGLIGKSGSGKTSLAKAILQFINYKGSVIIGDVDLKKLTKNQLRRQRKDMQIIFQDPFATLNPKMTIKESIKEVLHAHNLKNSDELMLEAIKQVGLNEDILNRFPNQFSGGQRQRISIARAIILKPKFLILDEPTASLDVTSQKEILTLLLNLQKKLKISYLFITHDIDILNSFAHEIYKICNKNLIKLG; translated from the coding sequence GTGACTTTATTAAATTGTAAAAAACTTTCAATTTTATACCGAGGTAAAAAGCTCGTAAATAATATTAATTTTAGTCTAAATAAGAATGAAACGCTAGCAATAGTCGGTGAAAGTGGTTCTGGAAAATCACTATTAGCAAAAGCGTTATTAAAGTTAAATAATGAGGAAGTATTTACATATAGCAATGAATCAGAAGTTAGCTTTTTAGGTCAAAATATTTTTCATTTGCATACAAAAGAAATACAAAAAATAAGAGGAAAAAACATAGGATTAGTTTTTCAGGACCCGTTTTTATCTTTAAATCCTGTGCATGACATAACATGGCAAATAGAAGAATTATTACTAAATCATAAAATTTATACCAAGTCAAAAGCGCGTAAAATGGCACTGGATATATTGGCTGAAGTGGGTTTAGGAGATGTTTTAACTAGGGCAAAGAAAATTTATCCACACCAATTATCTGGCGGGCAAAGACAAAGAGTTAATATTGCTTTAAACATAGCTGCCAAACCAGATATTTTAATAGCAGATGAGCCCACAACAGCTTTAGATCCAGATACTGAACAAGAAATAATATTATTATTACTTAGTTTGCAGCATAAATATCATATGTCTTTAATTTTTATTACCCATAATTTAAAATTAGTAGAGCAAATAGCAGATAAAATATTGATTTTAAAGGATGGAGAAGTAGTTGAAGCTGGTGAAAGTCAAAAACTTTTTAAAGATCCACAGAAAAAATATAGTAAACAATTATTAGCAGCGCAAAATTTTGATTTTAAACTGCAAAAATATTATAAGGAAGTGGCTTTAAATATAGATAATCTGTCCCTTAGTTATGAACAGCAAAAATTCTTACAAAAATTGCATATTCCGATATTAAATAATATTTCACTAAAGTTACATGTTGGCCAAACCATCGGTTTAATTGGAAAAAGTGGTTCGGGTAAAACATCTTTAGCTAAAGCCATTTTACAATTTATCAATTACAAAGGAAGTGTAATTATAGGTGATGTAGATTTAAAAAAATTAACTAAAAATCAATTGCGAAGGCAGAGAAAGGATATGCAAATAATCTTTCAAGACCCTTTTGCAACCTTAAACCCTAAAATGACAATCAAGGAATCTATAAAAGAGGTGTTACATGCACATAATCTTAAGAATAGTGATGAATTGATGTTGGAGGCTATTAAACAAGTTGGTTTAAATGAAGATATACTTAACAGATTTCCTAATCAATTTAGTGGTGGACAAAGACAAAGAATTTCCATTGCAAGAGCAATAATATTAAAGCCAAAATTTCTTATCTTAGATGAACCTACTGCTTCCTTAGATGTAACTTCACAAAAAGAAATTTTGACCTTATTATTAAATCTGCAAAAAAAATTAAAAATTTCATATTTGTTCATTACACATGATATTGATATTTTGAATTCTTTTGCGCATGAAATATATAAGATCTGCAACAAAAATTTAATAAAACTAGGCTAA
- a CDS encoding SDR family oxidoreductase produces the protein MQKFLITGSSSGVGKYLTENLLEQNNVVGIARRNNFKHINYHHITLDLAKVSLVTDKAKQIAKEHEDINHIIINAGFGYFKELDQFSEKQIIELFNVNIISQIILLRFLLSNLRKQKNSKIIFIGSEAALNGAKKATIYAATKFAMRGFAQSLRAELKQDNIAVTMLNPGVMDSDFYKNLDFTFATEKANKINLKDIFMLIDLICKLDNHMVIDEINLTPMKNHIKYKVKP, from the coding sequence ATGCAAAAATTTCTAATTACAGGTTCTTCATCGGGTGTTGGTAAATATCTTACAGAAAATTTACTAGAGCAAAATAATGTTGTTGGTATAGCTAGAAGAAATAATTTTAAACATATTAACTATCATCATATTACTTTAGACTTAGCAAAGGTTTCATTAGTTACAGATAAAGCAAAACAAATAGCCAAAGAGCATGAAGATATAAATCATATTATTATTAATGCAGGTTTTGGTTATTTTAAAGAATTAGATCAATTTTCAGAGAAGCAAATAATAGAATTATTTAATGTAAATATAATTAGCCAGATCATTTTGTTAAGATTTTTATTATCTAATTTACGCAAACAAAAAAACTCTAAGATAATTTTCATAGGATCTGAGGCTGCTTTAAATGGGGCAAAAAAAGCGACTATTTATGCTGCAACTAAATTCGCTATGCGTGGGTTTGCACAATCATTAAGAGCAGAGCTTAAGCAAGATAACATAGCAGTTACTATGCTTAATCCTGGTGTTATGGATAGTGATTTTTATAAAAATTTAGATTTTACTTTTGCAACTGAAAAAGCAAATAAAATAAATTTAAAAGATATATTCATGCTTATAGATTTAATTTGTAAATTGGAT